TTGAAGAGTGCTTTGCATTTCGCCTGACCCGTAACGCTGATATCGAGCTGCGTGAAGATGAAGCCAGCGACTTGCTCGGCGGCATGGAAGAAGTGCTCGAAAACCGGCGCTATTCACGTCCTGTCCGATTGGAATATTGGTCAACGGCCAGCGATGACGCGGTCGAGTTCCTGCGAAAGGCGCACGACCTGCATCCGGAGGATCTTTATCCGGTCGACGGGCCAGTGGACTTAAGTTTTCTATTTGCCCTGCATGGGATCGAAGGTTTCGATCATTTGCGGGACGAACCTTGGCCGGCTAAACCGCACCCTCGGATCGATCCTGAAGAAACGATGTTTTCGACGATCGCCGAAGGTGACCTGTTGATGGTCCATCCCTATGAGCGATTTGATTCGGTTGTTCGTTTGATAGAAGAAGCCGCAGTCGACCCTGACGTCTTGGCGATCAAGCAAGTCCTTTATCGGACCAGTAAGAACAGTCCCGTCGTCGCAGCTTTGGAAAGGGCTGCCGAACGCGGCAAATATGTGACCGCGATTGTCGAGTTAAAAGCTCGATTCGACGAAGCCCGGAATATCGAATGGGCACGGGAAATGGAACGTGCCGGCGTCCAAGTTATCTATGGGATTCATGGACTAAAAACCCACGCGAAGATTTGCATTATCGTTCGTCGCGAACAGACCGGTGTGGTGCGATACATGCACTTTGGTACTGGCAACTACAACGAAGTTACCTCGAAGCTGTACGGCGATATTTCGCTGCTGACTTGCGATGAAGTGTTCGGGCAGGACGCGACGACGTTCTTCAACGCGGTCACCGGGGCCAGCCAACCTCGCGCAATGGAAGAGCTTGCTGCCGCGCCGACCGGCATTCGCAAACGCATCATGGATCTGATCGATGGCGAAACGAATCGCTGCTTGCAAGGCGGTCGTGGCAAGATCGTGGCTAAGTTAAACGCCCTGGTGGACACCCAGGTGATCGATTCACTGTATCGTGCCAGTCTCGCTGGGGTCGAAATCCGGCTGAATGTCCGCGGCCAGTGTTGTCTGCGTCCCGGCGTCAAAGGGCTTAGCGAAACCATCAAAGTCGTCTCGATCGTGGACCGCTTTTTAGAGCACGCCAGGATCATGATGTTCTACCAAGGCGGCGACGAAAAGCTGTTCATCAGCAGTGCCGATTGGATGCCACGGAACTTGGATCGCCGCGTCGAATTGCTCGTCCCTGTTGCTGACGCGGCTTGCAGCGAGCGGCTAAAAGATGTTCTGAAGGCTTACTTTCAGGACAACACCAACGCTTGGCAGATGAAACCCGATGGTGAGTACGAGCTCACCAAGCCTGGCAAGCATGCGGAATTTCGCTCGCAACGAGTTCTGTACGAAGAGGTTGTCGAGCAGTGGCAGAAAGCTGATGCGAACCGCCGCACGACGTTCCGGCCGATTCGAGCCGGGGAATAAGTCGCCCTCTACTCCGCGGCAATAGCGGTGTAGAGCGCTACTGCCACGGAGTGTGTAAGGAGACAATGCGAACGCAACCAGTCCGTTAGACCGTTACTTCCACGCTAAGCGAATCGGTTTCCGCGTAGCGTTTGCGAATCGGTTCGATTTGTTCGGCAATGAACTCGTCGACTTGTTCGGGAGCACGTCCGACAAAATCAAGCGGGTTGATATCGGTATTGAATTCGACCGCCGAAAATGCTGGGTCGCTTTTCAATCGATCAATCATGTCGTTTGACAGGCCTTCCGCGTTGACTCGTTCTGCAACCGCTCGGCTGTGAACGCGAATCCGCTCGTGCAAATCTTGGCGATCGCCACCCGCTTCGACTGCCCGCATCATGATGTTTTCGGTTTCCATGTAGGGCAGTTCCTTCGCCAGGTTGTGTGCAACCGTTTTGGGATAGACGACAAATCCGCTGGCGATGTTTTGCATCAATACCAACGACGCATCGATCGCCAAGAAGGCTTGGGGGATCACCAGGCGGCGGTTTGCACTGTCGTCGAGAGTGCGTTCCATCCACTGAGTCGCTGCGGTCATCGCGGGACTGCTCTGCAAGCTGATCACGTAACGCGTCAGGGCACAGATGCGTTCACTTCGCATCGGGTTCCGCTTGTATGGCATCGCGGATGATCCGATTTGATGCTTTTCAATTGGTTCTTCGACTTCTTTGCGGCTAGCCAGCAATCGGACATCGGTCGCAATCTTGTGCAAGCTTTGTGCGATACCACTGAGAGCATCCAGCAGTTGCGCGTCGACTTTTCGTGGGTAGGTCTGGCCGGTGACGGAGTAAACCTGCTCAAAGCCCATCTTTTCGGCGACGCGGCGTTCGAGTTTTCGCACTTTGTCGTGGTCGCCACCGAATAGCTGCAAGAAACTGGCCTGGGTTCCCGTGGTCCCTTTCGCGCTGCGTGCGCAGAGCGTGTTGAGCCGATGTTCGACCTCTTGCAGATCGAGGACTAGGTCGTAGGTCCAGAGGCAGCAACGCTTTCCGACAGTGGTCGGTTGTGCAGGTTGCAGGTGGGTGAACCCGAGGCAGGGCAGGGCACGCTGCTGGGCCGCAAAGTTGGCCATCGCGTCAATGGTGGCGGCGAGCCGTCGCGCAACCAATTGGAGTGCGTCGCGGATCAAAATGACATCAGCATTGTCAGTGATGAAGCAGCTGGTTGCTCCCAGGTGAATAATTCCCTTGGCGTTCGGGCACTGGTCTCCATAGGCTTCGACATGGGCCATGACGTCATGGCGGCGGATTCGCTCGTACTCCTTCGCGACATCGAGATTTAATTCGGTGCGAAATTTGCGGAGCTCGTCCAGTTGCTTGTCGCTGATGTCGATTCCCAGTTCTTGTTCGCTTTCAGCGAGCGCGATCCACATGTCTCGCCAAGTGCGAAACCGCCGCTGAGGCCCCCAGAGGGTAGCCATTTCACGAGAGGCATAACGCTCGATCAGAGGGTTTTGGTAGGGGGTGTCAGCAGATGGCGAGGCAGTTTGGGTCATTTTGGAGAATTGCGGAGTGTCAGAATTTACGGCGTTTCGCGGTTAAATTGAGTTCGATAACATACTGTTGTTCCCAAGACTGGCAAATCGCCAATCCAAGCATTCGATGCGGACCGATGCAGACGGATTGGCCTAGTCATCGGGGAATGACGATAGCGTGGTAGCAATTGCGAAGAATTCCCGCAGAAACACTTTTTTCCCGAGGTTCCTTCCACCACGCGAGGCGGAAATTGCCGAAAGACAACGATATGAAATCTTTTCTTCGATACAGCCAAAAATTCTTGTCGGCTGCCGTGTTGTTCTCGTTGGTGCTAGGCACACTGACCGGACATTCGGTGGCTCAGGACCCCCAGGACGCCTACATCAGCGGGATCGATTTGCTGCCCGAATCGACCGCCGGGGTGGTGCGTATCCCTCGGCTGCCCGATTTTTGCAATGCTTGGCAGCAGACCAATTTGGGGCAGATGATTGCCTCCAAAGAGATGCAGCCCTTTGTCGATGCACAACGCGAGCGGGCGCTGAACTACTTCGACACGCTCGATCGTAAAATTGGGCTCAAGGCGAAAGACCTGTATGACATCGCATCAGGCGAAGTCGTTTTCGCGTGGATGGCATTCGAAAATGCGAAGCGACCATTTTCGTTCTGCGTCATCGCCGATACGCGTGGTCGACAAGAAGACGCCGATGCTGCAGGCAAGCAGATCGACGAAGAGCTAAAAGCTGGTGGCGCGACTCGCGATGATGTCTCCTTTGGTGACGAAACTATTCGCGTCTACCGGACAAAGCCAAAGCCTGGTCAGCTAAAAGTTGAAGAGATCGCGATCTCTTGGAACGGCGATCGCTTTATTGCCGCTGACCGCGAAGTCGTCGTCAAAAACTTACTAGCCGCTGTTGATGACGAAGAACTGCGTCAAGCGTTTTCGAAACGTGAAAGTTTCGTCAATGCGATGAAGAAATCCAACGACGCGATTGCTCAAGCGAAGGAAGAGTCCGCGAAAGTATGTTGGGAATGGTATGCAGAGCCATTTTCGATGGGGCGAATCCTACGCGAAGTATTCGAATACGACCGACATGACGATCTGGACATCATCGAGCTGCTGGAAGGGCAGGGCTTTGGTGTGATCGAAGCCTTGGGTGGTGTCGGTGCGGTCAACGGCGATCGTTTTGACATTTTGCATCGCGGCGTCCTTTTGGCTTCCGGCAAGCTGACCAAGGGTGCGCGGATGCTGCAGCCAGTCAATCAACCGTTGCCTCCCGTTCCGGCTTGGCCTACTGCCGATTGTGGAGCGTTCTACCGCGTCAATTGGGATCTGGAAACGGCGTTCTGGTCAGCGGAATCGCTGGTCAATGCGGCTTTGGGCGATGACTTATTTCGTCCCATGCTTGACGGTATTCGCGACGACGTCGAAGGTCCGCAAGTGGACTTCGCGAAAGACTTCATTCCTAACCTCGACGATCAAATTTTATTGATCACCGATAACACCAAGCCGGTCAGTCCCGAGTCGGACCGAATGTTGGTGGCAGTCCGGATCGTCAATCCTGATGTCGTCGCCGAAGTCATTCGCAAATGGATGGAAGTCGAGCCCGACGCACAGAAATTGGACGTTGCCGAATTCGATGTCTGGCAAGTCGAACCGGGAAGCGGGACTAGTGACGACGACCTTGATGCGGATCTCGCCGAACTGGGGTTCGGAGACGATCTGGAAGACGACGTCGATCCGCTTTTGAACCATTGGTCAATTGCGGTTGTTCGTAGCGAGGCCGAAGCGTATCTCATGTTCTCCAGCCACTCAGAGTTTCTGGTGAAGATGGGGCAGCGTGTCTTATCTGCTGCAACCGGAGACGGCTTGGACAGCACCGAGACTTGCAAGTCGGTGACCGAGGCGATGAAGGATCTTGGTGCCCAAGAGGTTTTCATCGATGGTGTTTATCAGCCCCACGTTTCGTTGCGTGCTCGTTACGAGTTGCTGCGTCAGGGCAAATTGAAAGACAGTGATTCGCTATTGGCGAACTTGATCCGTCGCTTTGCCGAAGATGAACAAGAGAATGGCCAAGCGGATCCGCTGAAGGCTTCACTGTTGCCTCCGTTTGCGGAGATCGAATCCTATCTGAAGGGTGGCGGCGTCTACTGGTCCAAGTCAGACGAGGGCTGGGAAATGACCGGCTTCTTGCTGAAACAATAGTCTCATCCCGAGATGCATGGCGGTCACGAGAGATTTGCGTTTCTGACGGACCAAATCTCGTGATCCGTCATCCCGGGACTCACAAGGCACGACGCTAGCGTTCAGTCGCCTGTTGATTTTCTATTGCCGCGGTTCACTTTGTGAATGACGCGATCTACTCAGCTGAACCTGGCATAGGTCTCGGCAGCGAATCTCGCTACCGAGCGACTACTACAGCACTCTTTGAAGCTCTTCCTTCATCGCACTGAGTACGCGATCACGGACGTCATCCAAGCTGCCTTCTTGGAACGCACCTGCGGCAGCTTTGTGGCCACCACCACCGAACTTTGATGCGACCTCATTGCAGTCGAGATCACAGCGGCTGCGAAATGAAATTTTGAACCCGCCACGTCGCTGTTCGATGAAAATAAGAGCCGCCTTCGTGTTGCGAACCGCGAGCGTCAAGTTGATCGAATCTTCGGTATCGCTATGCAACGCTCCGACAGCTTCGAAGTCTCGGTTTTCGACGTAGGTGTGAACCAACGCTCCGTCGAGTTCGCTGGCAGTGCGTGAAAGAATCAACCCTCGAAGTTTGAGTCGTTCCAGCGTGTCACGTTCGTAAAGGTCGCCGTAGATTTCTGCGGGCACGACCCCACAATCAATCAGTCGAGCGATGACGCGGTAAGTATCAGAGGAGACACTGCTGAATCGGAACCAACCGGTATCCGTTGCGATTGCTGCGAATAGGGCGGTCGCCATTTTGCGATCAATGTCCACGCCCAAAGCATCCGCTGCGGCGACGACAAGCGTCCCAGTGGCTTCGGCCTGATAGTCCTTGTACATCGTCGCGCCGAGTTGGTCCTCGCCGACGTGATGATCGAGGACCATCTTGTCACACTTGGCATTGCGGATCACATCGGCCATGTCGCCAAGCTGAACCCAGGCACTGGTGTCCAGAATCATAAAACAGTCGCAGCTGATTTCGTCAGCTTGGACGTGATCACCCAAAACTTCAACCGTACCTGCCGGGTCTAGGAATTCCAGCGAAGGTGGAACGCGATGAGCATTGATGATTCGCACGTCCTTGCCAAGTTTTCGCAAGATCCCAGCCATCCCCAGTTCACTACCGATCGCGTCACAGTCTGGCCGCACATGGCTCACCAAGACAAACGATTGGTAGTGGCTGATCTGATCGCAAAAACGTTTCCAAAGGATGCTCATGTTGCTTCTTTCGAAAGAGATAATTAGTTGAGCAGGCTAGCGAAGCAGGCGTTTGCAGGTTTCGACGTCCTGACGTAGTTGAGTGGTCAGTTCTGTGACCGATGAGAACTTTTTTATTCCACGAACTCGGTCGACAAAATCGATCGCGATGTCTTGGTTATAGAGGTCGCCTGCAAAATCCAGCAAATGGATTTCGACCTGCTCTGGTGCACCTGAGCCAAACGTTGGGCTTTCCCCAATGTGGACCGCAGCGGCAATCGGCTGGTTATGAGTCCGAGAATTCGGCAGCGTGGCCCATCCGGCATACACGCCCGGTGCCGGCGTGACGACTTCGTTGACTTTGATATTCGCGGTCGGAAACCCGATCTGGTTGCCCCGTCCATCACCTCGGATCACGTTGCCAGCGACACGATGGGGGATTCCCAACATGGCAGCTGCTGAAGCGACGTCGCCGTTGGCTAGGCATTCACGAATTCGTGTGCTGCTGATGACGTCCTCATTTTCGCACTGCATTTCGGCCACGCGAAATTGAATGTCATTCTGGTCGCAAAGGTCTTGTAATCGCTCGACATTTCCCTGGCGACCTTTGCCGAAGCAAAAGTTTGCACCTTCGATAAGGCCGGTGCATCGCAAATTGTTGACGATCAACGATTCAAAGAATGCTTCCGGGGTAAGTCCGAGCAGCTCTTTGGACGTTTGGATGACAACCAAGTAGTCGATCTCGAGCCGACCCATCCGTCGAGCCCTTTCGGTGATCGTTGATAGTCGTTTGGGGGCCGCGTCGGGACGTAAAATCGCGATCGGATGTGGGTCGAACACGCACGCGACGGTGGGGGATTGAAGTTCACCGGCAAGAAATTTTGCCTGGTTTAACAATTCGGCATGCCCACGGTGGACCCCGTCAAAATTGCCGATCGTGGCAACGCACCCGTGTAGCGCAGCGGGGATCGTCATCGCAGTGGCATCGGCAAGCGAAACGATCTCGGTCACGGGAGCGGGAAAATGGCGAAATATTTGAAGTGGGAAAGCGTCCGCTGCGATCAAACCGCAAAACTTAGTCGGCAGAGCCCTGAATATCCAGCCACGTAGGCCCTGAATATCCAGCCACGTAGTTTGGTCGAAAGCGATTCGTCTGGCGAGTGGGGACGACAGGGGGATTCACACCGCTCGCAACGCTATCCAATTCGGTCAAACAGCCATTTGGGTTTTCCGCTTCTCAGGCCGTCAATCAAGACCGCAATGATGATGATGACGCCGATGATGATGTGTGTGTATGTGTTGGGGATCGAAAGCATCGTGCAACCGCTGCCGATCGTTTTGATGATCAACGCGCCCACGATGGTCCCCAGGACCGAACCACGCCCGCCGCTCAGGCTGCCGCCACCGAGCACGACTGCGGCGATGATTTCAAGCTCCTTGCCCATCCCATCGGTCGGGTTTCCGTTCTTGACGTTGGCAAAGTAGAGCAGGGCACCGACGGCGACGAAGACACCCGCCAAGGCATAGACCAGGACCGTGGTCGCGCCGACCCGAATCCCACAAAGTCGCGCGGTCGCCGGGTTGGAACCCACCGCCACAATGTTGCGTCCGAAGACGGTGAAGTGCATCACGATCGCGACGGCAAGCCCTAACACGATCGCAATCAACGCGCTCGATGGGACGTGCAAAAAGTCCAGCCAATAACGATCCGAGTTGCTGCCGGTGTAGCACAGGTGACGCAGCCAGTCAGGCAAGTTTTCTGACACCGGATAGACCGTTGATTCATTGGCGATCACCTGGCCGATCCCCAGAAAGATTGTCATCGTGCCCAGGGTGACGATAAACGGCACGATTTCTCCAGCAGCGATGATGACACCATTGACGAATCCGCATCCGATGCCAACGGCCAGTCCAACACCGAGTGCACACAGTATCCAGTAAGTCGAATCCTCATGGCCGACCGGTACCGTGTAGTCACGGAATGCGAGTGCTATCGCCGTGCCGCAAAGTGTCAACGCTGTACCGGCAGACAGATCGATCCCTCCGGCAATGATGATCAACGTCATCCCAAGCGCTGGAACAGCGACCAACGCTGCGGAGTTGGCAACCACACGAGCGTTTCGCGCTGAGAAGAAACTCTGGCTACCGAATTGGTAGTCCAAGATCGAAAACAATCCGATCACGACCAGCAACGCGTATGTCGGGCCCAGTCGTCCAAGGAACCTCCATGGTGAGGCTGATGTTTGAATACTCTCTGTCATCTTCGATCGTTCGTTACACAATCCATATTTCTTGTTTCGTGGCGTGCCGCAGGTCTGGCTCTTAGCCAAGCGCCGCCGCCATCAAGTCTTCTTCGGTCCAATCACAGGCTTTTCGAATCTCGGTCATCCTACCGCGAGACATCACTCCGATGCGATCACATACCGACAGCAGTTCCGGAAGATAAGAACTGACAAAGACGACCGTGCGTCCGGTCACCGCCAACTCACCGATCATCCGGTACATCTCTGCTTTGGTTCCGACGTCGATCCCTTTGGTGGGTTCGTCCAAAAGGTAGACGTCTGCTTCTTGCGCCAACAGCCTCGCGAAAGCAACCTTTTGCTGATTGCCACCAGACAGTTCGGATACCGATTGATCCGCGCTATGCGCTTTGACTTCGACCTGCCGAATTAATCGCTCGGTTTCTTTTTTACGTAAACGCAGGTTAATCACACCCAAGCGACTGAACGATCGATGGTTGCCCATACAGACGTTTTCAGTCACCGAAAGGTCTTGCGCCAGTCCTTCTGTTTTGCGGTCTTCGCTCAGCAGCCCAAACCCGGCGCGTCGTCTTGCACCGACACGATGTGGAAGGCTTCGGCCATCGAGTTGTACATGCCCTTGGTAACTCGGTTCGAGCGCATACAGACAACGCAGCAATTCAGTTCGTCCTGACCCGACTAAACCTGCAACCCCGAAGACTTCGCCCTCGTAAATCCGCAGCGAAACGTCCGACGGCATCGGATTGGATGAAACGTTTTTTAAAGTTAGCCGTGGCATCCCCACATCATGTGGGACTTTGGGAAATAGATCATCGACGTCACGGCCGACCATCAGCGAGATGATTTGATCGTCCGTGATTTCTGACAATTGGCCGCTTCCGACGCTGCAGCCGTCGCGAAGCACGGCATAGTCATCCGCCACCCGCCGAACTTCTTCGAGAAAGTGGCTGATATAGATGATCGCCAAGTCACGGTCGCGAAGTTGGTTGATAATCTCAAACAGGCGATCAACATCGGCTGCCGGAAGCGAACTGGTCGGCTCGTCAAGCAAAATGATTTTTGCATCACTAATCAGCGCACGTGCGACTTCGATCAGTTGGCAGGTGGCGATCGATTGATCGCCGGTGCGAGCCTTGGGCGAAAGATGCCCAAGCCCAACTCGATCCATCGCATCGCGGACTCGTTTCCGCTGCGCACTGCGGAACAGGGTTCCCAGGCTGGTGCCCGAACGTCCGAGCATCAAATTGTCTTCGATGCTTAGGTCCGGCGCCAGCGTAAGCTCTTGATAGACGATCGCGACACCGTGGTTGCGAGCGTTGATCGGGCCGCTTGGCGAATACCGTTGATTGTCCAATCGCATCGATCCCGAGTCGGCGCGGTGGGCACCACTAAGCACTTTAAGCAACGTGCTTTTTCCCGCACCGTTTTCACCGATCAACGCGAGGACGCGTCCAGCTTTTGCATCGATGCAGACCTTGTCCAGCGCGACAGTCGGTCCGAACCGTTTGCTGATTTCGTGAACTTCAAGTAGCGAACTCAATCGACAATCTGTGGTTTGAGCAAACGCTGGATTTCATCGTCTTTCATATTCTCAGGCGTGGCCAAGTACTCACCCGTACTTTGGAATTCTTCCGCCGTTTTGCCATTGATCGCTGCCATGATCGTTTTGACGCTTTGGTAACCCATCTGAACCGGGTCCTGTAGAACGATGCCGTGGACCGTGCCGTTGTCTAAGCCAGTGATCAGGGAGTCGCTCGGGTCGAACGCGATGAATTTTATCTTTCCACCTTGCCCGGCGTTCTTGATGGCTTCGAGGGTGCCGTTGGCGTTTGGTTCGCAAACCGCAAAAATGCCGTCGAGCGAATCGCCATGCAGTTGCAGCAATTGATCGACCTTTTCTTTGGCTTCGGTTGCATTGTCGCCACCGTATTGGTCGCTGCTCAGTACGTTGATTTCGGGATAGTTTGCGATCGCATCTAAGAATCCGTTTTCGCGTTGTTCGGTGCTTTCGCTACCGGCAAGATATCGCAACAGGATTACGTTGCCTTTTTCATTCAGTGCCGCCGCCATAGCATCGGCCGCCATCTGTCCGCCTTTGAAATTGTCTGTGGCGACATAGCTGACGATGTCGGGGCCTTTTTCCAAACCACTATCGAAGATGACCACCGGGATGCCTTCGCCAATCGCTTCATCAACCGCATCGACCAAGCCACCCTTTTGATTGGGAGCCAACACGATGCCATCAACGCCGCGTGTGATCATGTCCTTGACGACTTCGATTTGGCTACCGGTATCACTTTCGACAACCGGGCCTTTCCAGATGACTTCCACGCCTCCGATTTCCCCGGCAGCCTTTTCGGCACCGAAGTGAACCGATTTCCAAAACTCGTGACTGGTGCCTTTGGGAATGACCGCGATCCGGAGAACGTCTTTGCCATCGGAGGCAGACCTGTCAGAAGAACAGCCAACGGTCCAAGCCGTCAGCATTACCAAGCAGAGGGCCAGCAAATTAATTCGCTTCATCGCAGATAGATAAGGAGGGAAGGGCAGGGCGGTTGGCAATATTCTTGCCATGGATCGAACACAAGGTTCACCGAACCCTCATCATAACCGATGAGCTTATTGGATTGCTAAGATCGCCTCTGGCAGATGGCCAATTATTTCACGACAGGTGACGGAGGGTTGCCCTAGCTTTTTCGCGGCGCAATCGCCTGCAAGTCCATGTAGATAGACGCCCAGCTTAGCCGCATCAAAAGGTTGAAGCCCCTGGCCTAAAAGCGATGTGATGATGCCAGTTAGGACATCGCCGCTACCTGCAGTCGCCATTGCAGGGTTTCCAGTATTGTTCAGATACGATCGTGCGGATGCTGAATTACCTGAAGTTCCACATGCTGACACCACACAGGTCGGGCCACCTTTGACGACGATGGTAATCCCAAAGTCCTCGCATAGTTTTTTTGCCGCTTCGATCTGTCCGGGGCGGTCCTTCGCACTGACGCCGGTCAGCCGTTGAAGTTCGCCCGGATGAGGCGTCAAAACTAATGATGACTGGTCGTGCAGAAGGGAAGGGGAACGCAGCCATTTTTGCTGAGCAATGATATTGATTGCGTCCGCATCAAAAACACGCGGTGTCTGATTGTGGTGCCACAGCCGTTCAACCAATTTTGTCGCTCCGTTTCCCGTACGCATCCCAGGGCCGCAGCCGATCGCGTCAAACGGTTCAAAATCAACAACTGCGTCATCAGCAAAGCAGCCATGCGGATCATCAGCCAAAGGGACCGTCATGATCCCGGGATGGTACCCGGCAACCGTTTCCAAGCATCGATCGGGAATCGCAGTCGTCACCAATCCCGAACCTGTTGTTAAAGCAGCGATCGATGACAGAGCGATCGAACCGGCCATCCCTCGTGAGCCTCCGACAAAAAGCACGCGACCAAAGTTCCCTTTGTGGGCGTCGCTTGAACGTGTTGGCCAAGCCTGGTGCTGATCCAGCGGAGGAGGGCAGGGGACTTCCATCGTGATCGATCTCGAAATGCTAATAGTGGTGCAGGCTCAGTCTAGGTTTTCTAACGTTATTCTTCTTCGTCATGGGAAGCGTTCATCGGATCGTGTCCTTTGATTACCAAGCCGGACAAGTAGGCGGCTTTGAATCCGGCATCAATGTTGACCACCGCGACGTTCGACGCGCAGGAACTGAGCATTCCCATCAATGGGGTGAGGCCACCGAGGGTCGCCCCATAGCCGACGCTGGTCGGGACTGCGAAGACCGGGACCGCAAGATGGCCGCCCACGGCTGCCGGCAATGCGCCTTCCATTCCAGCGATCACGATGACCGCCGTTGCCAGACGCAGTTCGGGAATCGCTGAAAGCAATCGATCCGGACCCGCGACACCGATGTCGTTAAAAGTTCGAAAGGGAATTCGCATCCATTGCAGGGTTTCGATTGCTTCTTCGGCCACTGGGGCGTCGGTGCTGCCGGCGGTAATGACGGCCACATGACGCACCATCCTCGCTGTGGTGGGGGGCAGTGGCTGAGGGGCGTTTTCGGCAATCGCCCCGGAAACCAGACATCGTGCCAGCTCGTTGTAGCGGACGCCGGTGACTTGTTGCTGCACCGCGGTGGCGATTTCGTCGGTGACCCGTGTCGCAAGGGAGTCTTGGTCTGCGGCACGTTGGCGGCGGATGATTTCTGCGATCAAATCAGCCGATTTTCCCGCCCCGTAGATCACTTCGGGAAACCCACAGCGTCGCTGGCGATCCAGGTCCAATGTGAGCGGAACGTCCGCCGATTTTGGCTTGGGAAGCTGCCCCGAAAGCTGCTCCATCGCAAGATTCACGCTGGTGCGTCCGGTCGCAACGTCGGTGAGCAAGGCCGCAATTTGGTCTGTAGAAAAGGTGGTTCGGTTGGACAATGCGACGATGTCTTGGTTGGGGGTTCGCAATTGGCGGTGTCGATGCTTCAATATGGCGGCAACAATCGTAGCCGAATCCAGTCTTTCGGCCCACTTGCCAGAAGCTAAGTTGTGCGATTGCCCGGCGATTCCGGGCGTCGATCCGCATCCGGATACCGCCGCAACAGTGTTGGTGGCGATCAACCCGGTCGCTTCGTTTTCAAAGTTTTCGATTAAGGAACAAAGTTCATGTCGACCAAAAAGTGTGTCCTCGCTTATTCCGGTGGTTTGGATACGTCCGTCATTTTGGGCTGGCTTCAAGACCAGGGATACGAGGTCCATTGCGTTTATGTCGACCTGGGACAGCCCTGCGAAGACCGCGACGCCATCATGGAGAAGGCTCGTAAGTGTGGTGCCGCTTCGGCACGTTTGATCGATGTCCGCGAAGAGCTCTGCCGTGACTTCGCGTTCCCCGTCCTCGCTTGGCAAGCCAAGTACGAGCAGATCTACCTGCTTGGGACCTCGATCGCTCGTCCGCTGATCAGCAAGATCTGCTTGCAAGTCGCGCGTGAAGTCGGCGCGAAAGCGTATGCCCACGGGGCGACAGGGAAGGGCAATGACCAGTGCCGTTTCCAGTTGGCTGCCGAAGCGTTGGATCCGACGGTAGAAATCATCGCGCCTTGGCGAATCAAAGAATTCCGCGAAGCGTTCCCCGGTCGTACCGAGCTGATCGC
The Stieleria sp. JC731 genome window above contains:
- the larB gene encoding nickel pincer cofactor biosynthesis protein LarB translates to MIATNTVAAVSGCGSTPGIAGQSHNLASGKWAERLDSATIVAAILKHRHRQLRTPNQDIVALSNRTTFSTDQIAALLTDVATGRTSVNLAMEQLSGQLPKPKSADVPLTLDLDRQRRCGFPEVIYGAGKSADLIAEIIRRQRAADQDSLATRVTDEIATAVQQQVTGVRYNELARCLVSGAIAENAPQPLPPTTARMVRHVAVITAGSTDAPVAEEAIETLQWMRIPFRTFNDIGVAGPDRLLSAIPELRLATAVIVIAGMEGALPAAVGGHLAVPVFAVPTSVGYGATLGGLTPLMGMLSSCASNVAVVNIDAGFKAAYLSGLVIKGHDPMNASHDEEE